A part of Tigriopus californicus strain San Diego chromosome 10, Tcal_SD_v2.1, whole genome shotgun sequence genomic DNA contains:
- the LOC131888964 gene encoding 3-hydroxybutyryl-CoA dehydratase-like protein, mitochondrial, producing MGLLSMWSRLARVGTAAGASNGPPGAWIRPLAPLAGVVPHRLNSNAVLCEYQNADTLALVTLNDAPKLNALTVAMGNQLVDVVEELKTKSQLRAVIVQGAGRAFSAGGDLDWLMERHRDTHGNNQKIMVDFYKRFLCLRNVPVPVIACINGPAIGAGFCLALGGCDIRVAHDKAKLGLTFVKLGLHPGMAITHFLPLMVGPSLTYEMLLTGRLIDAQEAFDLGMVSRISADPLKDAMDIAQEIATVAPIAVRSTIKTLRKSQDRPTSLEEAMTYESQGQAVTYPTNDLVEGIKALREKRSPVFKDD from the exons ATGGGCCTGTTGTCCATGTGGTCTCGGCTGGCTCGAGTCGGTACGGCAGCCGGAGCGTCTAATGGGCCTCCTGGGGCATGGATCCGCCCTCTGGCTCCGCTAGCGGGTGTGGTACCCCACCGACTCAATTCGAATGCCGTGTTATGCGAGTATCAGAACGCAGACACGCTGGCCCTGGTCACGCTCAACGATGCGCCCAAGTTGAACGCCTTGACCGTGGCCATGGGCAACCAATTGGTCGACGTGGTGGAAGAACTCAAAACC AAATCCCAACTTCGAGCCGTGATCGTTCAAGGTGCGGGTCGAGCTTTTTCGGCCGGTGGCGATCTGGATTGGTTGATGGAACGCCATAGGGATACGCACGGcaacaatcaaaaaatcatggtGGATTTCTACAAGCGGTTCCTTTGCCTGCGGAACGTGCCCGTCCCCGTTATAGCATGCATCAATGGGCCGGCCATCGGCGCCGGTTTCTGTTTGGCCTTGGGGGGATGCGACATCCGGGTCGCCCATGATAAG GCCAAGTTGGGATTGACCTTTGTCAAGTTGGGCCTTCATCCGGGTATGGCCATTACTCATTTTTTGCCGCTAATGGTCGGACCATCGCTCACTTACGAGATGCTTTTAACGGGACGGCTGATCGATGCTCAGGAGGCCTTTGACTTGGGCATGGTCAGCCGCATCTCGGCTGACCCTCTGAAAGATGCCATGGATATTGCACAGGAAATTGCGACGGTGGCGCCTATTGCGGTGCGCAGTACCATCAAGACATTGCGGAAGTCGCAAGATCGACCCACGTCCCTAGAG gaggCCATGACTTACGAATCCCAAGGCCAGGCCGTGACCTACCCGACCAATGACTTGGTCGAAGGGATCAAGGCCctgagagagaaaaggagcCCCGTGTTTAAGGACGATTGA
- the LOC131888963 gene encoding uncharacterized protein LOC131888963 produces MEPFKVSYRGLPPYVYHLPTGSVGLDIDLVRILAQKLKMNLEMFEFDSWIDIDPQTGALGGSVGLVMNGTYDMVVGNLPFPVGVIKKSTNLTTFIYDLDIKMTTAKPRPLTPLLNVIRPFSPTIWMTSFGTIIFCGMVFALKSRSHKIRSQVILWWMLGVLLSQSRSSKGLRRAKVHLIMVVWMFFTFCLKHFYECNFRANLIAVDYEPTIDSIPDLVKLGRRLYIPSGTQFQDMLDGYPDPNFKFLGQMARQEGLMFNYDEQGLVEYEAEQIILKNGDGFLLNEYMGLATFGNLEDRYDGHNPYRISKNVIFPSMGYFLTRANFPHLMDLDCLILSLYESGIPNHLRKSYISPKYLVPSQDQVVHMEPFHLEQVFAPFFMLSTGLIVSSIVFAWQRYTLELE; encoded by the exons ATGGAGCCTTTCAAAGTCTCTTATCGTGGATTACCTCCTTACGTTTATCACTTGCCAACGGGGTCAGTGGGACTCGACATTGATTTGGTCCGAATCCTGGCCCAAAAGCTAAAGATGAatcttgaaatgtttgaattcGACTCATGGATAGATATTGATCCCCAAACTGGTGCTTTGGGAGGATCTGTGGGATTAGTTATGAATGGTACTTACGACATGGTGGTAGGCAATCTGCCTTTCCCCGTTGGAGTTATTAAGAAGTCCACGAATCTGACCACGTTCATTTATGATCTGGATATCAAGATGACAACAGCTAAACCAAGACCCTTAACCCCTCTCCTAAATGTGATTCGTCCATTCAGCCCTACCATTTGGATGACTTCTTTCG gtacaatcattttttgcgGAATGGTGTTTGCCCTCAAGAGCAGGAGTCATAAGATTCGGAGCCAAGTCATCCTGTGGTGGATGCTAGGAGTCCTGCTTAGTCAGT CTCGTTCCTCCAAGGGTCTTCGGAGGGCAAAAGTGCATTTGATCATGGTCGTTTGGATGTTCTTTACCTTTTGTTTGAAGCATTTCTATGAGTGCAACTTTCGGGCCAATCTCATTGCGGTGGATTACGAGCCTACAATAGATTCGATCCCAGATCTCGTGAAACTTGGTCGACGCTTATACATCCCATCAGGAACACAATTTCAGGACATGCTGGATGGATATCCGGATCCAAACTTTAAATTTCTTGGTCAAATGGCCCGACAAGAGGGACTCATGTTCAATTATGATGAACAGGGACTCGTGGAATACGAAGCAGAGCAGATCATCCTCAAAAACG GGGATGGATTTTTGCTCAATGAGTACATGGGACTAGCCACGTTTGGCAATCTGGAGGATCGTTACGACGGGCACAATCCATATCGAATCTCTAAGAATGTCATATTTCCGTCAATGGGATATTTTTTGACCCGAGCGAATTTTCCTCATCTCATGGATCTTGATTGCTTAATCCTTTCACTGTACGAATCAGGCATCCCAAATCACTTACGAAAATCATACATCAGTCCCAAATACCTTGTTCCTTCGCAGGATCAAGTTGTTCATATGGAGCCCTTCCATTTGGAACAAGTGTTTGCGCCATTTTTTATGTTGAGCACAGGGTTGATTGTGTCGAGTATTGTTTTTGCTTGGCAGCGTTACACACTTGAACTTGAGTAG
- the LOC131887634 gene encoding calcium homeostasis endoplasmic reticulum protein-like codes for MSGHNGPPGGPPPPPPSDPELKNIIDKLAQFVXXNGPEFEAMTKNKQRDNPKFAFLMTVPAYLPGEGGPGGPGSPSRSFERGVPFKGPPPAVLPALSAPPVSVDVKTGEWREQIQRLSTQQQGLRDQIAQSESNLSAQHQVTAAQIETATQDTLKKSRWEHLNLLAGDTGIDMEELETVMHPIVESCTKDSIASGKSWIFQKATGHDNNKLIAHYLAFRVTQADAPFATKLHLMYLMNDVLHHCMRKHAEELKQSFESVAVEMFCGASASAQPDQKPKLDKLIKLWDDKHIFSQSTLNKMRDTQNSWQAFLQELKETYSAAVGVAAQAITDTYENYKKQHQNFVNHANTTIQSLEKQKIQLEEQIKAAEEKPLIPVTPVSSSVRHEPPEMSVPPPSNNVMMESSGPWSMDNNDDRSKARADRRSRWDTGVNEGPPPMWQPQPPPLRTQPHGPPPVHTGGFQGPPPHMGGPAGGGPPPPFGGAGNDALADPYDDSYGPYNSGFPAQRGLPDGPPMFGQQPPFPPNHPHHRPAPQQQQPQQPPQLPPPHQAQHLPPPAAFDEAVLKPNLPYYDLPAGLMVPLVKLEDSGYKPINANDIRLPPPTPPSERLLQALELFYAPPSHERPRDPEGWEVIGLYEWSRDKTAAIRKKAEAIDAGDRERSRTASPEPFSARSTPERGDSKLATKPATAKVEETPKRKRYRSKSRSPAPSSRARTRSRSRSRTRSRSRGSTPERGNGRGRDRSLSPTGGYSMPSYLTRRSPSPNGHGGGGRGRGSPSPRSRRGGGTRRSPSPNEIYSGFGSKAADSQTVEQRLDSSNKGHQMMQKMGWKTGSGLGSSESGIVEPISGGEVRDKQDKFLGMGVRSDPFEAFRKAKSGSFYTRMKERDTKKKKK; via the exons ATGTCTGGGCACAACGGTCCGCCCGGGGGTCCGCCCCCGCCCCCACCCTCCGATCCCGAGCTCAAGAACATCATCGACAAATTGGCCCAATTCGT NNNNNGAAATGGACCCGAATTCGAGGCCATGACCAAGAACAAACAGCGCGACAACCCCAAGTTCGCCTTCCTCATGAC TGTGCCGGCCTATTTACCCGGCGAGGGTGGACCGGGCGGACCCGGCTCACCCTCGCGCTCATTTGAACGGGGTGTCCCGTTTAAAGGCCCGCCGCCCGCCGTCCTGCCCGCCTTGTCGGCCCCGCCCGTGTCGGTGGACGTGAAGACGGGCGAGTGGCGAGAGCAGATCCAGCGCCTCTCGACCCAACAACAGGGTCTCCGTGACCAGATTGCCCAATCCGAGAGCAACTTGAGCGCCCAACATCAGGTCACGGCCGCGCAAATCGAGACCGCCACGCAGGACACGCTGAAGAAGTCGCGCTGGGAGCATCTGAACTTGTTGGCGGGCGACACGGGTATCGACATGGAGGAGTTGGAGACGGTCATGCATCCCATTGTCGAGTCTTGCACCAAGGACTCGATTGCCTCCGGCAAGAGCTGGATCTTTCAAAAGGCCACGGGTCACGACAACAACAAGCTGATCGCCCATTACTTGGCCTTCCGCGTGACGCAAGCGGATGCGCCCTTCGCCACCAAGCTGCACTTGATGTATCTTATGAACGACGTGCTGCATCATTGCATGCGCAAACACGCCGAGGAGCTCAAGCAGAGCTTCGAGTCCGTGGCCGTGGAGATGTTTTGCGGGGCCTCAGCCAGCGCCCAGCCCGATCAAAAACCCAAACTGGACAAGCTCATTAAGCTGTGGGACGACAAGCACATCTTCAGCCAATCCACCTTAAACAAGATGCGCGACACTCAGAACTCTTGGCAAGCGTTCCTGCAAGAGCTCAAAGAGACCTACTCGGCGGCCGTGGGCGTGGCCGCCCAAGCGATTACGGACACGTACGAGAACTATAAAAAGCAGCATCAGAACTTTGTCAACCACGCCAACACCACGATTCAGAGCCTGGAGAAGCAGAAGATTCAGTTGGAGGAGCAAATCAAAGCGGCCGAGGAAAAGCCCTTGATCCCGGTCACGCCCGTCTCATCATCCGTCAGGCACGAACCACCCGAAATGTCCGTCCCTCCCCCTTCGAATAACGTCATGATGGAGTCATCTGGCCCTTGGTCTATGGACAACAATGATGACCGTAGCAAGGCCCGGGCCGATCGACGGAGCCGTTGGGATACCGGGGTTAATGAAGGCCCTCCGCCCATGTGGCAGCCACAACCACCCCCGCTGAGAACCCAACCCCATGGGCCACCACCGGTGCATACGGGTGGATTTCAAGGGCCACCTCCGCACATGGGTGGACCTGCTGGAGGCGGACCACCGCCTCCCTTTGGCGGAGCAGGCAATGATGCGCTGGCTGATCCGTATGACGATTCCTATGGGCCATACAACTCTGGATTTCCCGCTCAAAGGGGTTTGCCGGATGGTCCACCCATGTTCGGACAACAGCCTCCTTTTCCACCCAACCATCCTCATCATCGCCCAGccccacaacaacaacaaccgcaGCAGCCACCACAGCTACCCCCTCCGCACCAGGCCCAGCATCTACCTCCTCCTGCTGCTTTTGATGAGGCCGTGCTCAAGCCCAATTTGCCGTACTATGATTTGCCGGCTGGTCTAATGGTGCCCTTGGTCAAGCTCGAAGACAGTGGATACAAGCCCATCAATGCCAATGACATTCGTCTCCCGCCGCCCACCCCGCCTAGTGAGCGTCTGCTCCAAGCCCTGGAACTCTTTTATGCCCCTCCAAGTCATGAGAGACCCCGGGATCCGGAGGGCTGGGAAGTCATTGGCTTATACGAATGGTCACGCGATAAAACCGCCGCTATCCGTAAAAAGGCCGAAGCCATCGATGCCGGAGATCGCGAACGATCGCGAACCGCCAGTCCAGAGCCATTCAGTGCCCGTTCCACGCCCGAACGAGGTGATTCCAAACTGGCCACCAAACCTGCTACCGCTAAAGTTGAAGAAACGCCCAAGCGGAAGCGATATCGCTCCAAATCTCGCTCGCCTGCTCCGTCGAGTCGAGCGCGTACGCGTTCCCGATCTCGTTCGCGCACTCGCTCTCGCTCCCGCGGGTCCACGCCTGAAAGAGGCAATGGGCGTGGTCGCGACAGGTCTCTCTCTCCTACTGGTGGTTACTCGATGCCTTCATACCTTACTCGACGGAGTCCCAGTCCCAACGGTCATGGGGGCGGAGGGAGGGGCCGAGGTAGTCCCAGTCCCCGGTCACGGCGAGGAGGAGGCACTCGTCGTAGTCCAAGTCCAAATGAGATTTACTCGGGCTTTGGCTCCAAGGCAGCCGATTCTCAAACGGTGGAACAACGCTTGGATTCATCCAACAAAGGGCATCAAATGATGCAAAAGATGGGTTGGAAGACTGGCTCGGGTCTGGGATCGTCAGAATCGGGCATTGTAGAACCCATCTCCGGGGGAGAGGTGCGGGATAAGCAAGATAAGTTCCTGGGTATGGGTGTAAGAAGCGACCCATTCGAAGCATTTCGCAAAGCCAAATCCGGATCCTTCTACACTCGCATGAAGGAGAGGGataccaagaagaagaaaaaatag
- the LOC131888962 gene encoding uncharacterized protein LOC131888962: MSVIVRCMVLFLFRSSMSATNRPGSAHPPQTTTHQPLLQPHPQHGLPAQHPPRATGSAGKTAQRAGGYGGSEVGSLVGNAVGPPIIGGIIGNLVGDKVGQKAIGKTGLDRAAGQFHEDLSKVVGEDRANKVGDMVGTALGFAESERCLCCPCMPASQILFFIMIPFYVFNWYRLIVGIRFDASCIENGDTQSVTFPLYDEDGNLTQVNETEINDYWLVSRDTEQNLTTYLVSYPCEFGFHYLVAGAGVWIFFLPFHILTLFGNCWRQCCCCFCDPVVCFASILDCCKRCLCECGKFSILDIIWYSMCLFHVIWACLGARWLIHTLTGPDQDHELYDYNYELIPTVISAVVLDLLLAGSEIVHKIRILFCLEKEDIAPTPLEMVEIRQNYPNDSGPIPMQPRPQQGVYPSLSEMQSANTHSAMHPR, encoded by the exons ATGTCCGTCATTGTTCGATGCATGGTCCTCTTTCTGTTCCGCAGCTCAATGAGTGCTACTAATAGACCGGGTTCAGCCCACCCTCCTCAAACGACCACTCATCAGCCACTACTTCAACCCCATCCACAACATGGTTTACCCGCTCAACACCCTCCTCGAG CAACGGGCTCAGCGGGCAAAACGGCTCAAAGGGCGGGTGGCTACGGTGGATCCGAAGTGGGATCCTTAGTGGGCAATGCCGTGGGTCCGCCCATTATCGGGGGCATTATTGGGAACTTAGTCGGGGATAAAGTCGGCCAAAAGGCCATCGGGAAAACAGGATTGGATCGTGCGGCAGGACAg TTCCATGAGGACTTATCCAAAGTTGTGGGTGAAGACCGGGCCAACAAAGTGGGCGATATGGTGGGAACAGCCTTAGGATTTGCCGAGAGTGAGCGTTGTTTATGTTGCCCGTGCATGCCTGCGTCTCAAAtccttttcttcatcatgatcCC CTTTTACGTGTTCAATTGGTATCGATTAATCGTGGGAATCCGATTCGACGCGTCTTGCATCGAAAATGGAGATACGCAATCTGTGACGTTTCCTCTTTATGACGAAGACGGAAATTTGACCCAAGTCAACGAGACCGAGATCAACGATTACTGGCTCGTCAGCCGTGATACTGAGCAAAATTTGACCACATACCTGG TGTCGTACCCCTGTGAATTTGGATTCCACTATTTGGTAGCTGGAGCCGGGGTCTGGATCTTCTTCCTGCCCTTTCACATCCTGACCCTGTTCGGAAATTGCTGGCgtcaatgttgttgttgcttctgTGATCCGGTG GTCTGCTTTGCTTCCATCCTGGATTGCTGCAAGCGATGTCTTTGCGAATGCGGAAAGTTCAGCATCCTGGATATCATATGGTACTCCATGTGTCTTTTCCACG TGATTTGGGCCTGTTTGGGAGCACGTTGGTTGATCCATACCCTTACTGGCCCCGATCAAGATCACGAGTTGTACGATTACAACTACGAGCTCATTCCGACGGTGATTTCGGCCGTGGTCTTGGATCTTCTCTTGGCTGGATCCGAAATTGTGCACAAGATTCGGATCCTCTTTTGTCTCGAGAAAGAGGATATAGCTCCCACTCCACTTGAGATGGTGGAAATTCGTCAGAACTATCCGAATGACTCCGGTCCGATACCCATGCAACCACGCCCCCAACAAGGGGTCTATCCCTCGTTATCCGAGATGCAATCGGCCAACACTCATTCAGCCATGCACCCTCGATAA